From Elusimicrobiota bacterium:
GAGCTCAAGCGGGCTCATGGGCTGGGGAGACTGCGTGTGCGCGGAGGAAAGCGGGTCCGGCTGTCGGTTTACTTGAAGGCGACGGCGTGCAACCTCAAACGCGCGCTGAGGTGCTGGCTCGAACCTGGGCTGGCCGTGGAGGGCGCGGTCGCGCTTGCATGAGGCGCCCCGCGCTAAAAGCGCGGTGCGGCGCCGGCGAGTCGGGCCTACAATTCGAGATGGGAAGTTATCCAGGCTATCCACAACCTGGCGGATCGGGCATGAACAGCAGCGCGGCCCGAGAAGGGATTTTAAGACGAGCCGAGCCCAACGGGCTCAGCAAGCCGGGCCGCGACGCGCCACAAGATACCCTCGGCACTGGGTTCTTACGAGAGGCTCAAGACTTGATTCAAGGCCGCTTGGCCGCCATGGGCAGGAATTTAGTATTGTGTCCCCGAATTCCAGAGGAGAAGATATGCTGAAATCAGACAAATGGATACGCAAAATGTGCCTGGAGCACATGATGATCGACCCGTTCGTTGAACGCGTCGACGGCCAGGGCCGCATCTCCTACGGCCTGTCATCCTACGGCTACGACATCCGGCTCGCCGACGAGTACAAGATCTTCACCAACGTCTACGGCGCCATCGTCGACCCCAAGGCCTTCGACCCCAAGGCCTTCGTGGACTACCGCGGTCCCCACTGCGTCATCCCCCCCAACTCCTTCGCCCTGGCGCGCTCCGTGGAGACCTTCAATATCCCGCGCCAGGTCCTGGCCATCTGCCTGGGCAAGAGCACCTTCGCCCGCTGCGGCATCATCGTCAACGTCACGCCCCTGGAGCCCTGCTGGACCGGGCACCTGACCATCGAGATATCCAATACCACGCCGCTGCCTGCCAAGGTGTATTCGGGAGAGGGCATCGCGCAGCTGTTGTTCTTCGAAGGCGACGAGCTCTGCGAGACCAGCTACGCCGACCGCAAGGGCAAGTACCAGGCCCAGGTGGGCGTCGTCTTGCCGCGCGTCGATTCCAACCCAGGATGAGAGCCGCGCTCGGCGCCGTCCTCCTGCTGGCGCAGAGCCCCTCCTGGGCCGCCGACGCCCCGGCGGGGCCGGACGACCACCACGCCCCCGCCGAGAATCTCGCGCAGTCCTCGTCCCGGGACCAGCGGCTGGAGACCTTGAAGGATATGTGGCAGAGGGGCATCCTGGGCACTGACATGAACCAGTGGAGCCCGGAGGACCTGGCCCTCCTGTTGCGCATGCGCCAAGCCGAGGCCGCCGGCGCCTTGGGGCTTCTGCGGCGGCATTTCCTCTCCTTGAAAGACCTCATCCTGCGCGACCATCCGGCCGGCGGGAGCTCGACCCGGCTGCGGCTGACCCGCCGGGGCTACGAGAGGTACATAGCCATCAAGTCCCAGGAGTCGCTGCAGTACTTCGAGTCCAAGGAGGTCGAGACCAAGTGGGCGTACTGGCTCGCGGACCTCGACGGCCGGCCGCTCTACGACCGCGGCAGCGGCCTCTTGACCGAGGCCGGCGAGGAGCTCTATTCGCGCGCGCTCGCCAACCGCCCGACCTTCTGGCGGCTGCGCACGGGCGAGGTCCGGGGCAACCGTCCCGTGCCGCCGGAGCTGAGGCCCAAACCGGCGCCGCCTCCGCCCGCCCCCAGGCCCCCGGCCCCGCGGCCTTCCGCCCCCGTTGTGACCGGCGCCCCGGTCCAGGCCTCGAGTCAGACCGCGGTCTTCACAACGCCCGCGCCCGCTCCAGCCAAGGCGCGATAGTCCGCTCCACGGCCCGGTACTCTTCCGGCGCGAAGGCCTCGCTGTAGCGCAGCTCCAAGGCGGCGCGGCGCAGCCTCTTGAGCCAGATCAGCGCGGCTGCGGGCACGAAGCTCAGCCGATAGAGCGTCAGCCCGCGCGCCTGTTCCCCCAGCTGGCGGGTCAGGAACTGCCGGGCCTGGTCCGGGCGGCCCTCCTTCAGGAAGTAGGTGGAGGTCTCCAGGACCAGCTCCCGCCATCTGAGCTCGCGCTCGGCCGGCCCGGGCCCCCCGGCTTCGAGAGCCATGACCGCCTCGCGGAACGTGGTCTCGTGATCGCGGGTGATCTGGGCCTCGTGCATGGTCCGCACGGAGAGCGGCTCCGGGATGGCCCCGACTTCCAGGCCCCCCGCGAGCATGCGCGCGTAGAGCTCGGTGTCCTCCAGGATGCGCATGTCCTCGCGGAAGAGCCCGTGCCGGGTGAAGGCCTCGCGGCGGACGGCTACGTTGGTGGTCACGTAGGGCAGGAACTTGTCTCCCACCGCGTACCAGCCGGGCACGCGACCCTGGGGGATGGCCCGCCCCGGATCGAAGAGCCGGGAGATGACGCGGCCGAAGCGCCGCAGGTAGGCGTTGGAGAACCAGAAGCCCGCCGCCGGGCGGGCCTCCGCGGCCCGCCGGAAGGCCTCCAGCCGGCCGGGCAGGTAGAGGTCGTCGCTGTCGAGGAAGGTCACGAAGCGCCCGCGCGCCATGCGGATGGCGCGGTTGCGGCAGGCGTGCTGGCCGCTGTTGCGCTCCATGCGCACCAGGTGCAGGCGCGGGTCGCCGGGCAGGCGGCTCAGGAGCCTGGGAGTCTCGTCGGTGGAGCCGTCGTCGACGACGAAGAGTTCGAAGTCGCCTTCGCTCTGGGCCAGGACGCTCAAGACCGCGGCCGCGCACATGCGCGCCACGTTGTAGGTGGGGACGACCACGCTGAAGAAAGGCTCGCGCTCCGCCATATCCTAGTCCTTCAGGAGCCTCCGGCGCAGCGACACCAAGCCCTGCGCGCGGGCATAGACGCCCAGGCAGGCCAGATAGAGGGCGGGCGAGGCCAGGGCCAGGAGCAAGGACGCCCGCTTGAATAGGCCGTAGCCCCCGCCCCAGGTCCGCCCCAGCTCGCGCCAGCACTCCCAGGCCCGGGCCGTCTCGCCGCGGTAGCGGCGCAGGAAGAGCTCCTCCTGCAGGGCCTCGGCGCGCCGGCGCCGGACCTCGCTGGGCGCGAAGGCCGCGCCCCGGGAGCGCAGGAGCCCGTCCAGCTCCGCCTCGAGGATGAGGCGCACCCGGCGGCGTTCGGCGAGACGAGCCGGGTCGCGGTAGAGCCCGGCGTAAAGGTTGGCGCCGTGCACGCGGCGCCAGGCCAGGGGCGATGGGATGGTGCCGAGCGGGGCGAAGAAGACGGCGTGGGTGTAGAGGTACTCGTCGGCGCAGAAGGTGAGGCCGGCGGGGATCGGGCCGACCGAGCGCAGGAGCTCGCGCCGGAAGCTCAGGCCCGTGGTGCCGGTGAAACAGGTGCGGCCCTCGAGGAAGTCCTCCAGGCGGAAGACCGCGGGGGCCGGCGGCATCCGCCCGGGCACGGGCCGCAGCGCCGAGTCGACTTCCCGGCACCAGTGCTGCACCAGCCCCAGCTCGGGCTCGCCGCGGAACCGCTCCACCACGCGCGTCAGCTTGTCCTCGCTCCACCAGTCGTCGGAGTCGAGCAGGCAGACGATCTCCCCCTTGGCCGCCGCCACGCCGGCGTTGATGGCCGCGGCCTGCCCGCCGCGCTCCTGATAGACGGGATTGACGCGGCCTGCGAAGGACTCGATGACGCGGCGGGAGCCGTCCGTGGAGCCGTCGTCGACCACCACCAGCTCGACGAGCTCGGCGGGGTAGGTCTGGCCCAGGACGCTTGCGATGGCCTGGCCCAGGAACCTGCCGTAGTTGTGGTTGTTGATGACCGCCGAGACGGTCGGACGCTCTGCTGACATCCTATTCAGCTGGCCGGAGCGGCGGAGGATATGCCGCGGTCCTTGGTCTTGTAGTAGTAGCCCACCATGGCCAGCGTGGCCACCAGGCCCACCGCGCCCAGGATCACCCAGACCTTCCAGGGATGGTGCAGGTCCCAGAGCAGGCGCGTGGCTTCCTCCACCGTGCCGCCCTTGCCGCCGTTCAAGGTCGCGGCCATGGCGGCCATGACCTTCTCCGACGACAGGGCCTTGACCGGTGCGGCGCCCAGGCCCGCGGTCTGCTCCAGGTACTGCCGGGCGAAGTTGATCTTGCTGCCCAGGCTCTCGTAGAGGTAGCCTGAGATGAAGTTGCCCAGCCCCCAGCCCACGGCGAAGGGGATGTTGGAGTAGCCCATGTAGACCGCCTTCTTGTCCGGAGGCGCGGTCAGGCCGATGTATTCGGAGAACTTCGGACTGCACATCATCTCGCCCACGGCGAAGACGAAGATGGCCAAGGCCACGATCCAGCCCGCGGAGCTCGAGCCGCAGCCCACGAAGGCCGCCACCGAGACCACCATGCCGCCGATCAAGGCCACCATGGGGTGGAACTTGCCCGTCAGCCAAGAGATGGGCAGCATCAGGGCGATGATGGCGGCGGAGTCGATGTTGATGAGGACCTCGGGCTTGACATAGCCGTTGGCCAGCACGCTGCCCGAGCTCACCCAGGCGAAGAACGGCGCCACGTCGCGGGAGACCACCCACTCGTCGATGAAGTTGGGCAGCAGGTCCCAGAGCTGCATGAACATGAACCAGAACCCGCTGAAGATGGCCAGGAAGATGAGGAAGTTCTTGTCCTTGAGCGTGCTCATGGTGTCCAGGAAGGTCTGGGCCACGGTCTTGGGCTTGGCGTCCGGGGACTTCTCCGGCTCCTTGTAGAAGAAGATCGCGGGGATGTAGTTGAAGGCGGTCACGCCGGCGGCGCAGAGGAAGACCAGCTTGAAGTTGGTCTCGCCGCGGAGGTTGGCCGCGAGCATGGGCGCCAGGAACCCGCCCACGTTGACCATCCAGTAGAAGATGCCCCAGGCGATGGAGCTATTGTCCTCGGTGGAGGCCTTGGCGATGGTGCCCTGGACCGGCGGCTTGAAGATGGCCGTGCCCAGACCGATGAGGCAGGCCGCGCCCAAGGCGCCCCAGAAGCCGTGGGCGAAGGCGAAGGCGAGGTAGCCGAGGATGTTGATGGAGTAGGCCACGTAGAGGCTCTTCTTGTAGCCGTACTGGTCCGTGAACCCGCCCGAGACCATGGGCACCAGGCACTGGATGAGCGCCCAGACCGCGTAGATGTTGCCCTTCTCCGCGTAGCTCAGGCCCATGCCGCCCTGGGCCACGGCGTAGACCATGTAGAGCGGGAGGATGGCGCGGGCCCCGAAGAAGGCCAGCCTCTCGTTGGCCTCCATCCAGTTGGCGAACCAGAAATTGGGCCGGAGCCCGCGGACCTGCTGCCAGACGGTGAGTTTGGTGGTCATTGCTTCTTCTCCTTCATGTAGGCGGCGCCGGCCGCGACGGCCAGCAGGGGCACGAGCGGGATGCGGTAGCGGCCGCAGCCGCCCAAGGGCAAGGTCGCCGCGACCAGGTACAGGACGCAGGCTCCCAGCAAGAGCAGTTCGGCGAGGCGCCCGGCTTGGAAGAGCCTCCAGCAGCCCTTGAGCGCGGCCGCGTAGAGGCCGAGCAGGAGGGCCAGCCCTCCGATCCACAGCGGGACCAACGCGGGGTGGTCTCTTTGGAACTGGAACCTGCGCGGGGGCGCGGAGGAGGCCGCCATGGGCGGGGCGCCCACTCTCATCATGTCGACCAGCATGTCCAGGCTCGTGCCTTCGAACAGATAGAAAAAGCGCTTGGCGAGGATTTTGCCCACGAAGACGGGCCGGGTCGCGGCGCAGCGCAGGAACAGGCGGAGCGGCGAGTCCCCGGAAGGCCGCTCCGGACAGGTGAGCGCCACCAGCTCAGCCTGGGTGGAAGGCCCCTTGATCATCCCGGCCTCCGCCGGGATCTCGGCGAAGGTCCAGCCCGAGATGCAGCAGAAGACCGGCCGTCCGTAGCGGGAGTTGCGCGCCACCCACAGGCCCGGCAGCAGATACGCCGCAAGGAGGAAGACCGCCAGGGCCTTCTTGCGGCGCAGCAGCAAGCCCGCGAGCAGCACGGGCAGGTAGAGGGTGACCGGGCGGACCATGATGCCGATGCCGTAGACCAAGCCGCTGCCTGCGGCGGACAGGGCCCGGTCCGAGGGATCCTGGAGCAGCTTCCAGAAGAGGAAGGTCGCCAGCAGCAACAGCGCCGCGCCGAAGGTGTCGGAGAGCAGCAGGGGCGTATGGATGACGCCGGCCGGCTCCAAAGCCGCGAAAACGGCCGCCCAAGCCGCGCCCCGGGGACCGCCCAGCATGCCCCCCCAGTGCCAGCACAGCAGAACCGTCAGGACGCCGGCGACGGTCTGCAGCAGGGCCAGCGGGACCACCGGAGAGTCCATCACCTTGAACCAGGGCGCCAGGAGCAACGGGTAGCCGGGGGTGCGGTATCTGTCGAAATGGAAGGGCGGCCCCAGGTTGCCGTCGAGCCAGGCGCGCAGCTCCGCGGCGTCGCGCTTGGGCCGGCGGTCCTCGTCCCACTCGCCCAGCTTGGAGCCGAAGCTGCCGCGCAAGGCCAGGTTCTGGGCCACGGAGGCGTAGTGCAGGCTGTCCGCGTAGATCAGGCCCCGGAGCGGCTGCGCCGCCACGTAGGCGAAGACCGCCAGGCGGGGAAGGAATGCCAGCAGCCAGACCCAGGCCGGGGGCCGCATCAGTCGCCCCGGAAGCGCGGGGGCCGCTTCTCCAGGAAGGCCCGGATGCCCTCGGTGTAGTCGTGGCTCTCGAAGACCTTGCGGCGCAGCTCCTCGATGCGCTCGAAGGTGTCGGGGCTGATGGGATGGGCGCCGGAAAGGATGCGGAACTGCTCCTTGATGACGTTGACCGAGAGCGGGGAATGCGCGGCGATCCCCTCGGCCAAGCGCAAAGTGAAGTCATCGAGCTCCGCTGGCTCCACCAGGTGGTTGAGGATGCCGTAGTCCAGCGCGCGGCGGGCGTCGATAGGTTCGGCTGTGAAGAAGAGCTCCTTGGCGCGGTTGAGTCCGAGATGGTTGATGAAATGCAGGATGCCCGAGGCGTTGTAGGGCAGGCCCACCTTGACCGGCGTGATGGCGAAGGTGAAGCTGGGATCTCCGACCACCAGGTCGCAGGTGAGCATGAGGTCGCAGGACTTGCCCCAGACCCCGCCGCGCACCATGGCCAGCACCGGGCCGGGATAGGTCTCGACCGCGCGCAGGGCCTGCTCCAACGGGGTGTCGTAGCCGAAGGGATCGTGCCGCTGCTTCTCCATCTCGGCGATGTCCGCGCCGGCGGACCACACCTTGGCGCCCGGAGCCGTGCGCAGGATGACCACCGGCACGCGCTGGCCGCGCAGGCGCTCGAAGCTCGCGGCCAACTCCTCCAGGAGCTTGGCGCACAGGGCGTTGCGCTTGCCCGGATTGTCGAAAGTGACGAAACCGACCTTGCCGCGGGTCTCGGTGGTTATGAAACCCATACTACTCGGCGCTCACCGGCGCCTTCTCCTCCTTCTTGGTCATGAGCGCGGCCAGCACCTTCTCCGGCGTGAAAGGCGGAGCGAAGAGCCGCACCCCCACCGCGTCGTAGATGGCGTTGGCGATGGCCGGCTGCGGCCCGTTGATGCCGATCTCCGAGACCGACTTGGCGCCGAAGGGGCCGTCGGGCTCGTAAGTGGGGATGAGGATGGTCTTGAAGGGCGGGGCGTCGCCGGCGGAGTAGATCTTGTAGTTGCGGAAGGAGGAGTTCACCATGGCCCCGGCCGCGTTGAAGCGCATCTCCTCGGTCAGGGCGTAGGAGATGCCGTTGAGGACCGCGCCGTCGTTCTGGCCCTCCGCGAGGGTCGGATTGATCGCGGTGCCGCAGTCCACCGTGGATACGTAGGCGAGGACCTCCACTTGGCCGGTCTCGGTGTCCACCTCCACCTCCGCGAAGTGCGCGGCGAAGGGCGGCGGCGAGCTGGTGGCGAAATGCGAGGCCACGCCCATGATCTGGTGCTGGTCGTGGTAGTAGAACGCGGTGTTGGCCACCTCGGAGAGGGCGCAGGAGCGGCCGGATTTGCCCACAGCCTTGCCGTCCTTGAGGTCCAAATCCTCGGGCTTCTCGTCGAGGATATTGGCCGCGACCTTCAGGATCTGCTCGCGGGCGTGCAGGGCCGCCTTCTTGACCGCGTTGCCGGAGATGAAGGTGGTCGAGGAGGCGTAGGCCCCCACGTCGAAAGGGGTCAGGTCCGTGTCCGAGGACAGCACGATGATGTCCTGGACCGTCACGCCCAGGACCTCGGCCGCGATCTGGGCCAGGACCGTGTCCGAGCCGGTGCCCAAGTCGGTGGCGCCCATGTGCAGGTTGAAGGAGCCGTCCTCGTTCATCTTGATGGAGGCGGCGGCCATGTCCACCTCCGGGATGCCCGAGCCCTGCATGAGGCAGGCGCAGCCCAGGCCCCGGCGCTTCGCGCCGGTCTGGCCTTGGTTGCGCTTCTTGCGCTCGTCCCAGCCGAAGGCCTCCAGGCCCTGGATGATGCACTCATCCATGCCGCAAGAGCCGATCTTCTGCTCGATGCCCTCGCGGCCCTCGCCCATGGCCTTGAACACCGGTGAGCCCTCGCCGGAGCGGATGTAGTTCTTGCGGCGGAACTCGATGCGGTCCAGGCCCAGCTTCTCGGCCATCAGGTCCATCTGGCTCTCCCAGGCGAAGAAACCCTGAGTGGCGCCGAAGCCGCGGTAAGCCCCGCCCACGGGCAGGTTGGTGTAGACCGAGCGGCCGATGAACCGGGAATTCTTGGCCTGGTACATGGGCAGGGTGTGGGAGCCCGAGCACATCATGACGGTCAGCGAGTGCGCGCCGTAGGCGCCGTTGTCGCAGTACACCTCCATGTGCGCGTCCGTGATGGTCCCGTCCTTTTTGGCCCCGGTCTTGAGCCGGATGACGCAGGGATGCCGGGTGCGCGAGGAGACGAAGGTCTCCTTGCGGGAGAGCTCGATCTTGACCGGCCGCCGGGTCGCCAAGGTCAGGGCCGCGCAGACCGGCTCGAGCAGGACCTCCTGCTTGGAGCCGAAGCCCCCGCCGATGCGCGGCTTGATGACCCGGATGGACTTGAGCGGCAGCTGCAGGACCCGGGCCGTGATGCGCCGGCAGTGGAAGGGAACCTGGGTGGAGGTGCGGATGACCAGCCGGCCGTCGCCGTCGAAGTAGGTGATGGTGACGTGGGGCTCCAGGGCGCAGTGCTGGGCCCACTGGGTCTTGTACCACTGGTCCACGACCACGTCGGCCTCCGAGAACCACTCGACCTCCTTGACCTCGAAGTCGAACTTGGCGCAGATGTTGTGCTTGGCGTCGGGGATGTTCTTGGAGTCGTCCTCGTCGTGGATGACCGGAGCCCCGTCCTGCATGGCGGCCAGCGTGTCGAACACCGCGGGCAGCACCTCGTAGTCCACTTTGATCTTGGCGAGGGCCTCTTCCGCGGCCTCGGCCGTCTCGGCGGCCACGGCGGCGATGCGGTCGCCCACGTAGCGGGCCTTCTCGCTCAAGACCAGCGTGTCATAGGGCGAGGGCTCGGGATAGCCTTGCCCGGCCGTGGTGTGGCGCACGCGCGGCAGGTCCTCGTGGGTGAGGACCGCCAGCACGCCCGGCACCTTCTTGGCCGCCCGGGTGTCTATGCTCCTGATGCGCGCGTGGGCATGGGGGCTGAACAGGATGCGGCCCGTGAGCAGGCCGCGTATGTCCACGTCGTCCGTGAACTGCGCCGTGCCGCAGGCCAGCGCCAGCGCGTCGATCTTATCGACCCGGTGGTTGACGACCGTGAAAACCCTCTTATCCGCTACGCCCATGGCTAGTTCCCTCCTTGGGAGGCTTTCAGCCTCTTGGCGGCCAGGAGCGCCGCCTCGACCTGCTTGACATAGCCCGTGCAGCGGCAGAGGTTGCCGTCCAACGCCCGGCGCACGGCCGGCTCATCCGGGTCCGGATTCTGGTCCAAGAGCGCTTTGGTCACCAGCACCATGCCCGGGATGCAGAAGCCGCACTGCACCGCGCCGGCCTCCACGAAAGCCTCCTGGATGGGATGGGGATGATTCGGGTCGCCCAGGCCCTCGATGGTGAGCAGACGGCGGCGGTGGGCTTGGGCCGCGAACATCATGCAGGCCAGGACCGGTTTGCCGTCGAGGAGCACGGTGCAGGTGCCGCAGTCGCCGTTGTCGCAGCCCCTCTTGACGCCCTTGTAGCCTTCCCGGCGCAGGGCGTCGAGCAGGTACTCGCCCGGGGCCACGGCCCAGGCCTGCTCCCGGCCGTTGATGTTGACGGTGATGGCGATCTTGCCGTCCTTCGCCTGCAAGACTCCGCGTCCCTTGGTCTTGGCCATTTCTCTCACCTCATCCTTGGAAGACTTCGAGCAGGCAGCGCCGCACCAGGACCCCGGAGGTCCGGCAGGCGTAGGCCTTGGCCGGAGCCCCGGCGGTGAGCGCCTGGAGCTCGGCCGTTGCCGCGGCCTCGGCCGCGCGCGCCGCGGCCTCGCCGCAGCTCTTGCCGATCAGGGCCGCTTCGGATTCGGCCAGGCGCACGGCCCGGGGCAGGACCGAGCCGACCACCACGGACGCGCGGCGCACCACGCCGTCCTTCTTCTCCACTGCGACCACGCAGTTGGTGTAGGCCTCCCAGCTGGTCTTGGTGATGGCCAGGCGCGCGCAGGCGGCCGACCAGTTCCTGGTCTCGGCCGGCACGCGGACCTCCACGACGATGTAGCGCGTGCCCAGCGCGCGCATGAGCCCGGGCTCGAGGATCTGCGTGAAGGGGATGGTCTTCTCGCGGCGGCCGTCCGTGCACACCGCGACCGCGTCCAGGGCCAGGAAGACCGGGGGCAGGTTGTTGTGCGGATGGGCGCGCGCCACATTGCCGCCCACGGTGCCCATGCTGCGGGCCAGGGCGTTGCTCCAATGGCCCGCGGCCTTGGCGATGACGCCGCCCGCCCACTTGGCCAGAAGCGGAGACACCTCAAGCGACTGGATGGAGCAGAGGGCTCCGATGCGCAGCCCCTTCTTGTCCGCCTGGATGTGCTTGAGCGGCAGGTCCGCCAGATCCACCACGGTCTCCACGCTGGGCAGCAGGGCCCGCGACAGCCGCGTGCCCCCGGCCACGACCACGGCCTTGCTCTTGAGGCGGTTGATGAGGCTCGCCGCCTCCTTGGCGCTGGTCGGGAAGCAGAACTGCTTGATGTTGTTCTTCATATCTCTATGGGGTCAGGTCTTGACATTTGACATACGAAGGGGCACTGCTCAGCTCGCGCCGGGTCCTGTCGGCCCGGTATCCCGCCGGCGGCGACCGCCGCCGTCGGGACGCCCTCCGGGCCGCCACCCGTCGCTGCTTCACACCTGAGCAGTTACCGCGAATGTCCAAAGTCAAGACCTGACCCTATCCTCCTGAAATGGGAGGGAAGATGTGCAGGACATTGCCCTCCTTGAGCTGCACCTGGTCCAAAGCGTTGCGGTCGAGGATCTCCGAATCCAAAGCGAGCAGGAACTCGTTGCGCACGATGCCTTTGTCGTCGAAAAGCAGCTTGGCGACTTCGTCGCCGCCCAGATCGGCCACGCGTCTGACCAGGTCGGATGCGGTATTCCCTTCGACCCAGACCTGATTCTTATTGAGGCGCAAGCGCAAAGTGGTGTAGAGCTTGACCAGGACCTGAGGCATCTAGGCCGCCTGCTCCAGCATGTCCTGGGAGAGCTTGTTGGCCTTGCGGGCTAGAGCGGGCTCGTCCACGTTGACGAGCCGGCTGTCTTTCACGACCTGCCTGCCGTCCACGAAGACATGCTTGGCCTTGTGGCTGGCGCCGCAGAACACCGCGGCGGCCACGGGGTCGGAGAGCGAGCCGGCGAAATCGATGCCGCTCAAGTCGAAAAGCGCCAGATCCGCGGCCTTGCCGGGCGAGAGCTCGCCGATGTCGTCGCGGCCCAGGACCTGGGCGCCGCCGCGCGTGGCGATCCAGAGCGCGTCGCGCGCAGGCATGGAGTGCACGCCGGACTTGACCCGGGCCACGAGCATGGCCTGCCGCACCTCGGCGAGCATGTCGCAGCAGTCGTTGGAGGCGGAGCCGTCCACGCCGAGGCCCAGGGG
This genomic window contains:
- the scpB gene encoding methylmalonyl-CoA decarboxylase; the encoded protein is MGFITTETRGKVGFVTFDNPGKRNALCAKLLEELAASFERLRGQRVPVVILRTAPGAKVWSAGADIAEMEKQRHDPFGYDTPLEQALRAVETYPGPVLAMVRGGVWGKSCDLMLTCDLVVGDPSFTFAITPVKVGLPYNASGILHFINHLGLNRAKELFFTAEPIDARRALDYGILNHLVEPAELDDFTLRLAEGIAAHSPLSVNVIKEQFRILSGAHPISPDTFERIEELRRKVFESHDYTEGIRAFLEKRPPRFRGD
- a CDS encoding MFS transporter; translation: MTTKLTVWQQVRGLRPNFWFANWMEANERLAFFGARAILPLYMVYAVAQGGMGLSYAEKGNIYAVWALIQCLVPMVSGGFTDQYGYKKSLYVAYSINILGYLAFAFAHGFWGALGAACLIGLGTAIFKPPVQGTIAKASTEDNSSIAWGIFYWMVNVGGFLAPMLAANLRGETNFKLVFLCAAGVTAFNYIPAIFFYKEPEKSPDAKPKTVAQTFLDTMSTLKDKNFLIFLAIFSGFWFMFMQLWDLLPNFIDEWVVSRDVAPFFAWVSSGSVLANGYVKPEVLINIDSAAIIALMLPISWLTGKFHPMVALIGGMVVSVAAFVGCGSSSAGWIVALAIFVFAVGEMMCSPKFSEYIGLTAPPDKKAVYMGYSNIPFAVGWGLGNFISGYLYESLGSKINFARQYLEQTAGLGAAPVKALSSEKVMAAMAATLNGGKGGTVEEATRLLWDLHHPWKVWVILGAVGLVATLAMVGYYYKTKDRGISSAAPAS
- a CDS encoding molybdopterin-dependent oxidoreductase, which translates into the protein MGVADKRVFTVVNHRVDKIDALALACGTAQFTDDVDIRGLLTGRILFSPHAHARIRSIDTRAAKKVPGVLAVLTHEDLPRVRHTTAGQGYPEPSPYDTLVLSEKARYVGDRIAAVAAETAEAAEEALAKIKVDYEVLPAVFDTLAAMQDGAPVIHDEDDSKNIPDAKHNICAKFDFEVKEVEWFSEADVVVDQWYKTQWAQHCALEPHVTITYFDGDGRLVIRTSTQVPFHCRRITARVLQLPLKSIRVIKPRIGGGFGSKQEVLLEPVCAALTLATRRPVKIELSRKETFVSSRTRHPCVIRLKTGAKKDGTITDAHMEVYCDNGAYGAHSLTVMMCSGSHTLPMYQAKNSRFIGRSVYTNLPVGGAYRGFGATQGFFAWESQMDLMAEKLGLDRIEFRRKNYIRSGEGSPVFKAMGEGREGIEQKIGSCGMDECIIQGLEAFGWDERKKRNQGQTGAKRRGLGCACLMQGSGIPEVDMAAASIKMNEDGSFNLHMGATDLGTGSDTVLAQIAAEVLGVTVQDIIVLSSDTDLTPFDVGAYASSTTFISGNAVKKAALHAREQILKVAANILDEKPEDLDLKDGKAVGKSGRSCALSEVANTAFYYHDQHQIMGVASHFATSSPPPFAAHFAEVEVDTETGQVEVLAYVSTVDCGTAINPTLAEGQNDGAVLNGISYALTEEMRFNAAGAMVNSSFRNYKIYSAGDAPPFKTILIPTYEPDGPFGAKSVSEIGINGPQPAIANAIYDAVGVRLFAPPFTPEKVLAALMTKKEEKAPVSAE
- a CDS encoding glycosyltransferase family A protein, producing MAEREPFFSVVVPTYNVARMCAAAVLSVLAQSEGDFELFVVDDGSTDETPRLLSRLPGDPRLHLVRMERNSGQHACRNRAIRMARGRFVTFLDSDDLYLPGRLEAFRRAAEARPAAGFWFSNAYLRRFGRVISRLFDPGRAIPQGRVPGWYAVGDKFLPYVTTNVAVRREAFTRHGLFREDMRILEDTELYARMLAGGLEVGAIPEPLSVRTMHEAQITRDHETTFREAVMALEAGGPGPAERELRWRELVLETSTYFLKEGRPDQARQFLTRQLGEQARGLTLYRLSFVPAAALIWLKRLRRAALELRYSEAFAPEEYRAVERTIAPWLERARAL
- a CDS encoding transposase, giving the protein KTAWKAGAWLTAQEAQADFRERYAIRAGIESTNSELKRAHGLGRLRVRGGKRVRLSVYLKATACNLKRALRCWLEPGLAVEGAVALA
- a CDS encoding glycosyltransferase — protein: MSAERPTVSAVINNHNYGRFLGQAIASVLGQTYPAELVELVVVDDGSTDGSRRVIESFAGRVNPVYQERGGQAAAINAGVAAAKGEIVCLLDSDDWWSEDKLTRVVERFRGEPELGLVQHWCREVDSALRPVPGRMPPAPAVFRLEDFLEGRTCFTGTTGLSFRRELLRSVGPIPAGLTFCADEYLYTHAVFFAPLGTIPSPLAWRRVHGANLYAGLYRDPARLAERRRVRLILEAELDGLLRSRGAAFAPSEVRRRRAEALQEELFLRRYRGETARAWECWRELGRTWGGGYGLFKRASLLLALASPALYLACLGVYARAQGLVSLRRRLLKD
- a CDS encoding glycosyltransferase family 39 protein → MRPPAWVWLLAFLPRLAVFAYVAAQPLRGLIYADSLHYASVAQNLALRGSFGSKLGEWDEDRRPKRDAAELRAWLDGNLGPPFHFDRYRTPGYPLLLAPWFKVMDSPVVPLALLQTVAGVLTVLLCWHWGGMLGGPRGAAWAAVFAALEPAGVIHTPLLLSDTFGAALLLLATFLFWKLLQDPSDRALSAAGSGLVYGIGIMVRPVTLYLPVLLAGLLLRRKKALAVFLLAAYLLPGLWVARNSRYGRPVFCCISGWTFAEIPAEAGMIKGPSTQAELVALTCPERPSGDSPLRLFLRCAATRPVFVGKILAKRFFYLFEGTSLDMLVDMMRVGAPPMAASSAPPRRFQFQRDHPALVPLWIGGLALLLGLYAAALKGCWRLFQAGRLAELLLLGACVLYLVAATLPLGGCGRYRIPLVPLLAVAAGAAYMKEKKQ
- a CDS encoding MoaD/ThiS family protein, translated to MPQVLVKLYTTLRLRLNKNQVWVEGNTASDLVRRVADLGGDEVAKLLFDDKGIVRNEFLLALDSEILDRNALDQVQLKEGNVLHIFPPISGG
- a CDS encoding (2Fe-2S)-binding protein, producing the protein MAKTKGRGVLQAKDGKIAITVNINGREQAWAVAPGEYLLDALRREGYKGVKRGCDNGDCGTCTVLLDGKPVLACMMFAAQAHRRRLLTIEGLGDPNHPHPIQEAFVEAGAVQCGFCIPGMVLVTKALLDQNPDPDEPAVRRALDGNLCRCTGYVKQVEAALLAAKRLKASQGGN
- the dcd gene encoding dCTP deaminase, with the translated sequence MLKSDKWIRKMCLEHMMIDPFVERVDGQGRISYGLSSYGYDIRLADEYKIFTNVYGAIVDPKAFDPKAFVDYRGPHCVIPPNSFALARSVETFNIPRQVLAICLGKSTFARCGIIVNVTPLEPCWTGHLTIEISNTTPLPAKVYSGEGIAQLLFFEGDELCETSYADRKGKYQAQVGVVLPRVDSNPG
- a CDS encoding FAD binding domain-containing protein; its protein translation is MKNNIKQFCFPTSAKEAASLINRLKSKAVVVAGGTRLSRALLPSVETVVDLADLPLKHIQADKKGLRIGALCSIQSLEVSPLLAKWAGGVIAKAAGHWSNALARSMGTVGGNVARAHPHNNLPPVFLALDAVAVCTDGRREKTIPFTQILEPGLMRALGTRYIVVEVRVPAETRNWSAACARLAITKTSWEAYTNCVVAVEKKDGVVRRASVVVGSVLPRAVRLAESEAALIGKSCGEAAARAAEAAATAELQALTAGAPAKAYACRTSGVLVRRCLLEVFQG